A single window of Lutzomyia longipalpis isolate SR_M1_2022 chromosome 1, ASM2433408v1 DNA harbors:
- the LOC129787486 gene encoding uncharacterized protein LOC129787486 isoform X1: MGTFVHGYDHPVLWSEEKRRLEQRKIADESLQVVKQRKEQQFRQKIQEKEQYKRMIEKHYPWGKPGGGAPNDNIRMTNITRMGLFPEAINTVRNYVPPPPMPKIRGGGGGAPIRSNSGRVITTFRDDPSITFKDQTRNIVDIELRYKTTPKMKKTYKQELDKIVAEKARRKQENCACDKNGVDPWGKAGPGGAPWRPPNAIGCSFMESMGWTDTKLLQKMDSETHAAYTNPSLKVRASPPSTEEKLVFPFQVKHIKEEARKPHPSCCLMCNCLCVKDGKNRHPPPPPPPPPPPLNNPVPRRIRRECDKLTPKVTETKPKNPKQKKNGKDTRTRSYMVSGGVELVPLLAKRRAQERSISLSSTDVTKYREARQWENYSIQYLNDLCRQMDRKQKATEKSKRMDMETSRQHYETWSSFWGRPGHGAPRDIKNKLNLDDLLYKVPLLNKAN; encoded by the exons ATGGGAACATTTGTACACGGATACGATCATCCAGTTTTGTGGTCTGAGGAGAAACGTCGTCTGGAGCAGAGGAAGATTGCCGATGAGAGTTTGCAGGTGGTGAAGCAACGGAAAGAACAGCAATTTAGGCAGAAGATTCAAGAGAAGGAGCAG TACAAACGAATGATAGAAAAACATTATCCGTGGGGTAAACCAGGTGGTGGTGCACCTAATGATAATATACGTATGACGAATATCACAAGAATGGGTCTCTTTCCTGAAGCCATaaat ACGGTACGCAATTATGTTCCTCCTCCACCTATGCCAAAAATTCGTGGAGGTGGTGGAGGAGCTCCTATACGAAGTAATTCTGGGAGGGTCATAACAACCTTCAGAGATGATCCCTCCATAACGTTTAAGGATCAAACGAGGAATATTGTGGATATTGAATTAAGGTACAAAACAAcaccaaaaatgaagaaaacttaCAAACAGGAATTag ATAAGATAGTTGCTGAGAAAGCACGTAGAAAGCAAGAGAATTGTGCTTGTGATAAGAATGGTGTAGATCCGTGGGGCAAGGCTGGTCCAGGAGGTGCTCCATGGCGTCCACCAAATGCAATTGGATGCTCATTTATGGAATCCATGGGGTGGACTGATACGAAACTCCTGCAGAAGATGGACTCGGAAACACATGCGGCCTACACGAATCCCAGTCTCAAAGTTCGAGCTTCCCCTCCGTCCACTGAAGAA AAATTGGTGTTTCCATTCCAGGTGAAACACATCAAGGAAGAAGCCAGGAAACCCCATCCATCCTGCTGCCTTATGTGTAACTGTCTTTGTGTTAAGGACGGCAAAAATAGgcatccaccaccaccacctccaCCTCCACCGCCGCCCCTAAACAATCCGGTCCCAAGGCGTATTCGTCGTGAGTGCGACAAACTCACGCCAAAAGTCACGGAGACGAAGCCCAAGAATCCGAAGCAAAAGAAGAATGGCAAGGATACAAGGACTAGGTCTTATATGGTTTCTGGAGGAGTGGAATTGGTGCCACTTCTGGCCAAGAGAAGAGCTCAGGAGCGCTCAATTAGTCTATCGTCTACGGATGTTACCAAATACCGCGAAGCACGACAGTGGGAAAACTACAGTATCCAATATCTCAATGATCTTTGTCGGCAAATGGATAGAAAGCAAAAGGCCACCGAG AAAAGCAAGAGAATGGACATGGAAACAAGTAGACAACACTATGAGACATGGAGCAGCTTCTGGGGTCGCCCAGGACACGGAGCACCGCGTGACATcaagaacaaattaaatttagacgATTTGCTTTACAAAGTACCCCTCCTAAATAAAGCAAATTAG
- the LOC129787486 gene encoding uncharacterized protein LOC129787486 isoform X2: MGTFVHGYDHPVLWSEEKRRLEQRKIADESLQVVKQRKEQQFRQKIQEKEQYKRMIEKHYPWGKPGGGAPNDNIRMTNITRMGLFPEAINTVRNYVPPPPMPKIRGGGGGAPIRSNSGRVITTFRDDPSITFKDQTRNIVDIELRYKTTPKMKKTYKQELDKIVAEKARRKQENCACDKNGVDPWGKAGPGGAPWRPPNAIGCSFMESMGWTDTKLLQKMDSETHAAYTNPSLKVRASPPSTEEVKHIKEEARKPHPSCCLMCNCLCVKDGKNRHPPPPPPPPPPPLNNPVPRRIRRECDKLTPKVTETKPKNPKQKKNGKDTRTRSYMVSGGVELVPLLAKRRAQERSISLSSTDVTKYREARQWENYSIQYLNDLCRQMDRKQKATEKSKRMDMETSRQHYETWSSFWGRPGHGAPRDIKNKLNLDDLLYKVPLLNKAN; this comes from the exons ATGGGAACATTTGTACACGGATACGATCATCCAGTTTTGTGGTCTGAGGAGAAACGTCGTCTGGAGCAGAGGAAGATTGCCGATGAGAGTTTGCAGGTGGTGAAGCAACGGAAAGAACAGCAATTTAGGCAGAAGATTCAAGAGAAGGAGCAG TACAAACGAATGATAGAAAAACATTATCCGTGGGGTAAACCAGGTGGTGGTGCACCTAATGATAATATACGTATGACGAATATCACAAGAATGGGTCTCTTTCCTGAAGCCATaaat ACGGTACGCAATTATGTTCCTCCTCCACCTATGCCAAAAATTCGTGGAGGTGGTGGAGGAGCTCCTATACGAAGTAATTCTGGGAGGGTCATAACAACCTTCAGAGATGATCCCTCCATAACGTTTAAGGATCAAACGAGGAATATTGTGGATATTGAATTAAGGTACAAAACAAcaccaaaaatgaagaaaacttaCAAACAGGAATTag ATAAGATAGTTGCTGAGAAAGCACGTAGAAAGCAAGAGAATTGTGCTTGTGATAAGAATGGTGTAGATCCGTGGGGCAAGGCTGGTCCAGGAGGTGCTCCATGGCGTCCACCAAATGCAATTGGATGCTCATTTATGGAATCCATGGGGTGGACTGATACGAAACTCCTGCAGAAGATGGACTCGGAAACACATGCGGCCTACACGAATCCCAGTCTCAAAGTTCGAGCTTCCCCTCCGTCCACTGAAGAA GTGAAACACATCAAGGAAGAAGCCAGGAAACCCCATCCATCCTGCTGCCTTATGTGTAACTGTCTTTGTGTTAAGGACGGCAAAAATAGgcatccaccaccaccacctccaCCTCCACCGCCGCCCCTAAACAATCCGGTCCCAAGGCGTATTCGTCGTGAGTGCGACAAACTCACGCCAAAAGTCACGGAGACGAAGCCCAAGAATCCGAAGCAAAAGAAGAATGGCAAGGATACAAGGACTAGGTCTTATATGGTTTCTGGAGGAGTGGAATTGGTGCCACTTCTGGCCAAGAGAAGAGCTCAGGAGCGCTCAATTAGTCTATCGTCTACGGATGTTACCAAATACCGCGAAGCACGACAGTGGGAAAACTACAGTATCCAATATCTCAATGATCTTTGTCGGCAAATGGATAGAAAGCAAAAGGCCACCGAG AAAAGCAAGAGAATGGACATGGAAACAAGTAGACAACACTATGAGACATGGAGCAGCTTCTGGGGTCGCCCAGGACACGGAGCACCGCGTGACATcaagaacaaattaaatttagacgATTTGCTTTACAAAGTACCCCTCCTAAATAAAGCAAATTAG